The Argopecten irradians isolate NY chromosome 4, Ai_NY, whole genome shotgun sequence genome has a window encoding:
- the LOC138320331 gene encoding uncharacterized protein isoform X1 has protein sequence MSSASSDRHVLVLPHMNADGIFIPVSAGDKIEISTIKSQFPQAIGLKYRRQTPNRADQDGHEGSGWMAVAVKNEAFLIPSEEDVFLVTSATATDQARSVLRNTSSLAMNISRTFGSTQKLKTPGTSPIGFNPRMPLTRKQTRETYMNRNPKKPKEVTKSIKCCLIKRVELPSSFAKSLTLSEGIFTFSTIDDEETIRSKIARILNIGAEDFEFLTCAGKTLYEPQLGGERWNGEMLKTNIGQGKLYLMIKQNSDEVDMDDALPALVSSKKPRYPLDHLEQATGTWRSSPDDPIPSNLGTPTREIQQNTRDPPEYQEHHQIPSNSGTPTVVFETRNVRNKLSLSRNNSRRIPGSTFFFRSYVSLFSDEYIQLDSDSGDELPDPAESSRIPNLREELVALKSKLHVADDGNKITKFNINRHDVMDGARRAINRKSFCPLRKMSVKFTDDIGSPEGAVDEGGPKRELLRLLLKNIQFSNIFEGQETQRLLSLNPNALSSGAYKDAGTIISMSIVHGGPAPKFFNQLLFDMMVGRKVHLTLEDVQDIDMKGKIKKLKDCTNLEDIDLNLSSAGLSTIMNISGCWRPVRNLEDRDFLVQDLLHFVVVGRVTEALSQYVVLNLIYCMYVATLNLLWLSTLRALADESVF, from the exons ATGTCTTCTGCATCTTCTGACCGGCATGTGCTGGTGTTACCGCATATGAATGCTGATGGAATTTTCATACCAGTTTCTGCAGGCGATAAAATAGAGATATCGACCATAAAATCTCAGTTTCCACAAGCCATTGGACTGAAATACAGACGACAGACTCCCAACAGAGCAGATCAAGATGGCCATGAAGGTTCTGGTTGGATGGCAGTAGCTGTCAAAAACGAAGCATTTCTTATTCCTTCAGAAGAAGATGTTTTTCTTGTAACAAGTGCGACTGCTACAG aTCAGGCCAGAAGCGTCTTGAGAAACACTAGCAGCCTAGCAATGAACATCTCCAGAACATTTGGATCTACACAGAAACTGAAAACTCCAGGAACTTCCCCAATTGGATTTAACCCAAGGATGCCTTT GACAAGAAAACAGACGCGAGAAACCTACATGAACAGAAACCCAAAGAAACCAAAGGAAGTAACCAAAAGTATTAAGTGTTGTCTAATTAAACGGGTGGAACTGCCATCCTCATTTGCAAAATCTTTGACACTAAGTGAGGGGATTTTTACTTTCTCAACAATCGATGATGAAGAAACAATTAGAAGTAAAATTGCGAGGATTTTGAACATTGGAGCAGAGGACTTTGAGTTCCTTACATGCGCCGGGAAAACTCTGTATGAGCCCCAACTAGGTGGTGAAAGGTGGAATGGtgaaatgttgaaaacaaatatagGGCAGGGGAAACTTTATCTCATGATAAAACAG AATTCAGATGAAGTGGATATGGATGATGCCCTTCCTGCACTAGTATCATCAAAG aaGCCCAGATATCCACTAGACCACCTGGAGCAGGCAACAGGAACCTGGAGGTCAAGTCCTGATGATCCAATTCCATCAAATTTGGGGACACCAAca agaGAGATCCAACAAAACACCAGAGATCCACCAGAATACCAGGAGCATCATCAAATTCCATCAAATTCAGGAACACCGACA GTGGTCTTTGAAACCAGAAATGTTCGAAATAAGCTGAGTTTATCAAGGAATAATAGTCGGAGGATTCCAGGATCCAC attttttttcaggtCCTATGTGAGCCTGTTCTCCGATGAATATATCCAACTTGACTCTGATTCTGGAGATGAACTTCCTGATCCAGCTGAGAGTTCAAG gatCCCAAATCTTCGTGAGGAATTGGTCGCTCTTAAATCAAAGTTGCATGTAGCAGATGATGGCAACAAAATTACCAAATTCAACATTAACAGACATGACGTAATGGATGGAGCCAGGAGGGCCATAAACAGAAAATCTTTCTGTCCACTGAGAAAGATGTCAGTGAAGTTCACGGACGACATAGGAAGTCCTGAGGGGGCAGTCGATGAAGGAGGTCCAAAACGTGAACTTTTGAGATTACTGCTGAAAAATATTcagttttcaaatatatttgaagGTCAAGAAACACAGAGACTTTTAAGTCTTAATCCAAACG CACTAAGCTCGGGAGCATATAAAGATGCTGGAACAATTATATCCATGTCAATAGTCCACGGAGGACCAGCTCCAAAATTCTTCAACCAGTTGCTGTTTGACATGATGGTTGGACGAAAAGTGCATCTCACGCTGGAGGATGTTCAAGACATAGATATGAAGGGAAAGATAAAAAAg CTGAAGGATTGTACCAACCTGGAGGATATTGACTTGAATCTGTCCAGTGCTGGATTATCCACGATAATGAACATCAGTGGGTGTTGGCGGCCAGTGAGGAATTTAGAGGACAGGGACTTTCTTGTTCAGGACCTGCTACATTTTGTAGTTGTGGGGAGAGTCACAGAAGCCCTTTCACAGTATGTTGTCCTAAATCTTATATATTGCATGTATGTTGCAACCTTAAATTTACTATGGTTATCTACCTTGAGGGCCCTTGCTGACGAGTCAGTATTCTAG
- the LOC138320331 gene encoding uncharacterized protein isoform X2, producing the protein MSSASSDRHVLVLPHMNADGIFIPVSAGDKIEISTIKSQFPQAIGLKYRRQTPNRADQDGHEGSGWMAVAVKNEAFLIPSEEDVFLVTSATATDQARSVLRNTSSLAMNISRTFGSTQKLKTPGTSPIGFNPRMPLTRKQTRETYMNRNPKKPKEVTKSIKCCLIKRVELPSSFAKSLTLSEGIFTFSTIDDEETIRSKIARILNIGAEDFEFLTCAGKTLYEPQLGGERWNGEMLKTNIGQGKLYLMIKQNSDEVDMDDALPALVSSKKPRYPLDHLEQATGTWRSSPDDPIPSNLGTPTREIQQNTRDPPEYQEHHQIPSNSGTPTVVFETRNVRNKLSLSRNNSRRIPGSTSYVSLFSDEYIQLDSDSGDELPDPAESSRIPNLREELVALKSKLHVADDGNKITKFNINRHDVMDGARRAINRKSFCPLRKMSVKFTDDIGSPEGAVDEGGPKRELLRLLLKNIQFSNIFEGQETQRLLSLNPNALSSGAYKDAGTIISMSIVHGGPAPKFFNQLLFDMMVGRKVHLTLEDVQDIDMKGKIKKLKDCTNLEDIDLNLSSAGLSTIMNISGCWRPVRNLEDRDFLVQDLLHFVVVGRVTEALSQYVVLNLIYCMYVATLNLLWLSTLRALADESVF; encoded by the exons ATGTCTTCTGCATCTTCTGACCGGCATGTGCTGGTGTTACCGCATATGAATGCTGATGGAATTTTCATACCAGTTTCTGCAGGCGATAAAATAGAGATATCGACCATAAAATCTCAGTTTCCACAAGCCATTGGACTGAAATACAGACGACAGACTCCCAACAGAGCAGATCAAGATGGCCATGAAGGTTCTGGTTGGATGGCAGTAGCTGTCAAAAACGAAGCATTTCTTATTCCTTCAGAAGAAGATGTTTTTCTTGTAACAAGTGCGACTGCTACAG aTCAGGCCAGAAGCGTCTTGAGAAACACTAGCAGCCTAGCAATGAACATCTCCAGAACATTTGGATCTACACAGAAACTGAAAACTCCAGGAACTTCCCCAATTGGATTTAACCCAAGGATGCCTTT GACAAGAAAACAGACGCGAGAAACCTACATGAACAGAAACCCAAAGAAACCAAAGGAAGTAACCAAAAGTATTAAGTGTTGTCTAATTAAACGGGTGGAACTGCCATCCTCATTTGCAAAATCTTTGACACTAAGTGAGGGGATTTTTACTTTCTCAACAATCGATGATGAAGAAACAATTAGAAGTAAAATTGCGAGGATTTTGAACATTGGAGCAGAGGACTTTGAGTTCCTTACATGCGCCGGGAAAACTCTGTATGAGCCCCAACTAGGTGGTGAAAGGTGGAATGGtgaaatgttgaaaacaaatatagGGCAGGGGAAACTTTATCTCATGATAAAACAG AATTCAGATGAAGTGGATATGGATGATGCCCTTCCTGCACTAGTATCATCAAAG aaGCCCAGATATCCACTAGACCACCTGGAGCAGGCAACAGGAACCTGGAGGTCAAGTCCTGATGATCCAATTCCATCAAATTTGGGGACACCAAca agaGAGATCCAACAAAACACCAGAGATCCACCAGAATACCAGGAGCATCATCAAATTCCATCAAATTCAGGAACACCGACA GTGGTCTTTGAAACCAGAAATGTTCGAAATAAGCTGAGTTTATCAAGGAATAATAGTCGGAGGATTCCAGGATCCAC gtCCTATGTGAGCCTGTTCTCCGATGAATATATCCAACTTGACTCTGATTCTGGAGATGAACTTCCTGATCCAGCTGAGAGTTCAAG gatCCCAAATCTTCGTGAGGAATTGGTCGCTCTTAAATCAAAGTTGCATGTAGCAGATGATGGCAACAAAATTACCAAATTCAACATTAACAGACATGACGTAATGGATGGAGCCAGGAGGGCCATAAACAGAAAATCTTTCTGTCCACTGAGAAAGATGTCAGTGAAGTTCACGGACGACATAGGAAGTCCTGAGGGGGCAGTCGATGAAGGAGGTCCAAAACGTGAACTTTTGAGATTACTGCTGAAAAATATTcagttttcaaatatatttgaagGTCAAGAAACACAGAGACTTTTAAGTCTTAATCCAAACG CACTAAGCTCGGGAGCATATAAAGATGCTGGAACAATTATATCCATGTCAATAGTCCACGGAGGACCAGCTCCAAAATTCTTCAACCAGTTGCTGTTTGACATGATGGTTGGACGAAAAGTGCATCTCACGCTGGAGGATGTTCAAGACATAGATATGAAGGGAAAGATAAAAAAg CTGAAGGATTGTACCAACCTGGAGGATATTGACTTGAATCTGTCCAGTGCTGGATTATCCACGATAATGAACATCAGTGGGTGTTGGCGGCCAGTGAGGAATTTAGAGGACAGGGACTTTCTTGTTCAGGACCTGCTACATTTTGTAGTTGTGGGGAGAGTCACAGAAGCCCTTTCACAGTATGTTGTCCTAAATCTTATATATTGCATGTATGTTGCAACCTTAAATTTACTATGGTTATCTACCTTGAGGGCCCTTGCTGACGAGTCAGTATTCTAG